The Anguilla anguilla isolate fAngAng1 chromosome 4, fAngAng1.pri, whole genome shotgun sequence genome has a window encoding:
- the camsap2a gene encoding calmodulin-regulated spectrin-associated protein 2a isoform X1 gives MDGVAGSKEIKKTFIVPAIKSFDHYDFTKAKICCSLTWLIAKAFGTDSVPEELKEPFYTDQYEQEHVKPPVVNLLLSAELYCRAGSLILKSDAAKPLLGHDGVIQALAQKGLYVTDQERLVTERDLCKRPIQMSAHLAMIDTLMMAYTVETVSVDRVVSCIQQYPSFDPDGDVPYDTEDAVTSWMNKVNEHLKDVAVQEQKVRETQCAEPPEASRSPTKWYWKLVPARYRKEQALPRQVPWIPPVDNLLKDSTDGSALAALLHFYCPDIIKLEDICLKESMSLADSLYNLQLIQEFCQEHLNRCCHFTLEDMLYASSSLKNNYLVFMAELFWWFEVVKPPFVNPRVLDAEAAEPAPSLKNMPTVPISNATKRSFMEKPPSPDRPSLPLRPQPQTSTSGAMKRSTSLSFTDGGVGTWPKEQRSSAHGVSFDIPLDKASTSQAAAPHGRGMTRSISTDGLGFEVNHASRNVKRNLSFQPVNGQTERQAIAEEGCPEGLASVDGDAWPGEPHPSTPRGLSNGPARDEHASPTATPSMEEALKIIHNSEKPHGSLQSGGTDNGFFLHSLGGGEPGSGARSDDGDPDSVSESKGAGSADTTEVDTGIHVRTEDIQETLDEDSSLRDCTVSMELDVDQDYELKACNPHDMTSPCPSSVSGRSHGSSAASPSPGVKMTSFAEQKFRKLNHFEGKSSGSSSQKTTPESSELSIPHVVSWALTPEESPVHQAPKDPAQMMASEMVQLRMKLEEKRRAIEAQKKKVEAAFTRHRQKMGRTAFLTVVKKKGDDTSPLREEATGSEDDRVSVDSHALKMADDSNRRPEKSKLDTPDGQAQWLKSPSDESFGEADLLEYTKSIEKLNASLSFLQVEMQRLAQQQEVIMQMREQQSWVIPASEPSPQKQVRDLRSAARSSGSPSPADSPRTSHRSPTSIKRKSASFHSKTPRTPRPSELKISPFNRVLTAPQSVDSLPRLRRFSPCQNQAAPFACLGSDTKPSSETEPSEKSEVQEPEPQPQFQVQPQPDPPTHDDSAEKSIAAGLPASPAKETPQKKSSKEVNAKKKAQENKEMVKEMRPVESTVSEVLSQPITETFTVTPTEHPSDIFSQSNKNLIEVPLSVLKPLDGHMQLESEDVEGARDNYDEDQKMCCGFFFKDDMKAEDDMAMKRAALLEKRLRRERETQQRKQQLEAELEQKKEEARLKAEEERLKKEEEKARREFIKQEYLRRKQLKLMKDMDTVIKPRPASTKRKPRPKSIHRDILESPKTPVRAAEGSRPRVFSVSSLSLASLNFGDNESVQSENRSPRPDSADGFLSPCRMGSRSGEKDWENCSTTSSVASNTEYTGPKLYKEPSAKSNKHIIQNALAHCCLAGKVNEAQKNKILEEIEKSEANNFLILFRDSGCQFRSLYTYCPELHEITKLAGIGPKTITGKMIEGLYKYNSDRKQFSHIPAKTMSASVDAITIHSHLWHTKKPGTPKKVLPNKS, from the exons AGCGCGCACCTGGCCATGATTGACACCTTGATGATGGCGTACACGGTGGAGACGGTCAGCGTGGACCGGGTGGTCTCCTGCATCCAGCAGTACCCCTCCTTCGACCCCGACGGCGACGTGCCCTACGACACCGAGGACGCGGTGACGAGCTGGATGAACAAG GTAAACGAGCATTTGAAAGACGTCGCGGTCCAGGAGCAGAAGGTGAGGGAGACGCAGTGCGCCGAGCCGCCGGAGGCCTCGCGG TCTCCAACCAAATGGTATTGGAAACTGGTTCCT GCTCGCTACAGGAAGGAGCAGGCTCTGCCCAGGCAGGTCCCGTGGATCCCCCCAGTGGATAACCTGCTGAAGGACAGCACCGACGGCAGCGCCCTGGCTGCTCTTCTGCACTTCTACTGCCCCGACATCATCAAGCTGGAAG ATATATGCCTGAAAGAGTCCATGTCACTGGCAGACAGCTTGTACAACCTGCAGCTGATTCAGGAGTTCTGTCAGGAGCACTTGAACCGCTGCTGCCACTTCACACTGGAAGACATGCTCTatgcctcctcctccctcaag AATAACTACCTTGTGTTCATGGCAGAGCTTTTCTGGTGGTTTGAAGTGGTGAAGCCTCCCTTTGTGAATCCCCGAGTCTTAGATGCTGAAG CTGCGGAACCAGCGCCCTCGCTGAAAAACATGCCCACAGTGCCCATTTCCAATGCCACCAAACGAAGCTTTATGGAGAAACCTCCCAGTCCAGACCGCCCCAG TCTGCCTCTCAGGCCACAACCTCAGACTTCCACTTCAG GTGCAATGAAACGATCAACCTCATTGTCTTTCACGGACGGCGGTGTGGGGACCTGGCCAAAGGAGCAACG ATCATCGGCTCACGGAGTGTCTTTTGACATCCCTCTGGATAAGGCTAGCACCAGCCAGGCGGCCGCGCCCCACGGCCGAGGAATGACCAGGTCCATCAGCACGGATGGGCTGGGGTTTGAGGTCAACCACGCGTCCAGGAACGTGAAGAGGAACCTTTCCTTCCAGCCGGTGAACGGGCAGACGGAAAGACAGGCCATCGCCGAGGAGGGGTGTCCGGAGGGCCTCGCCAGTGTGGACGGAGACGCGTGGCCTGGGGAgccccaccccagcaccccGCGGGGTCTCTCAAATGGCCCAGCCCGGGATGAGCACGCCAGCCCCACAGCCACCCCCAGCATGGAGGAGGCCCTGAAAATCATCCACAATTCAGAGAAGCCCCACGGCAGCCTCCAGTCTGGCGGAACCGACAACGGCTTCTTCCTGCACAGCCTGGGCGGGGGGGAGCCGGGCTCCGGGGCCAGGTCGGACGACGGCGACCCGGACTCCGTGTCCGAGTCGAAAGGGGCGGGGAGCGCTGACACGACGGAGGTGGACACGGGGATCCACGTGCGGACGGAGGACATCCAGGAGACCCTGGACGAGGACTCGTCCCTGAGGGACTGTACGGTGAGCATGGAGCTGGACGTGGACCAGGACTACGAGCTGAAGGCCTGCAACCCCCACGACATGACCAGCCCCTGCCCCAGCTCCGTCAGCGGCCGCTCCCACGGCAGCAGCGCTGCCTCCCCCAGCCCCGGCGTCAAGATGACCAGCTTCGCCGAGCAGAAGTTCCGCAAGCTCAACCACTTCGAGGGGAAGAGCAGCGGGAGCAGCTCCCAGAAGACCACGCCCGAGAGCTCGGAGCTCAGCATCCCGCACGTGGTGTCCTGGGCCCTGACGCCCGAGGAGAGCCCCGTCCACCAGGCGCCGAAGGACCCCGCCCAAATGATGGCGTCGGAGATGGTGCAGCTGCGGAtgaagctggaggagaagaggcGGGCCATCGAGGCCCAGAAGAAGAAGGTGGAGGCGGCCTTCACCCGCCACAGGCAGAAGATGGGGCGGACGGCCTTCCTCACCGTGGTGAAGAAGAAGGGCGACGACACATCGCCGCTCAGGGAGGAGGCGACCGGTTCCGAGGATGACAGGGTCTCCGTCGACTCCCACGCCCTCAAGATGGCTGACGACAGCAACCGGCGGCCGGAGAAGAGCAAGCTGGACACGCCGGATGGCCAGGCCCAGTGGCTGAAATCCCCCAGCGACGAGAGCTTTGGGGAGGCCGACCTCCTGGAGTACACCAAGTCCATCGAGAAGCTGAATGCCTCCCTCAGCTTCCTGCAGGTGGAGATGCAGCGGCTGGCCCAGCAGCAGGAGGTCATCATGCAGATGAGGGAGCAGCAGTCCTGGGTCATCCCCGCCTCTGAACCCTCCCCGCAGAAGCAGGTGAGGGACCTCCGCAGTGCTGCGCGCTCCTCGGGGTCCCCGTCGCCCGCGGACTCCCCGCGCACCTCCCACCGCTCTCCCACCAGCATCAAGAGGAAGTCGGCCTCCTTCCACTCCAAGACTCCCAGGACTCCCAGGCCCAGCGAGCTCAAGATCAGCCCTTTCAATCGGGTCCTCACCGCCCCGCAGTCCGTGGACAGCCTGCCCCGCCTGCGGAGGTTCTCCCCCTGCCAGAACCAGGCCGCCCCTTTCGCCTGTCTGGGGAGTGACACCAAGCCGTCCTCAGAGACCGAGCCCTCTGAGAAGAGTGAGGTACAGGAACCTGAACCTCAGCCCCAGTTCCAGGTCCAGCCCCAGCCTGACCCCCCTACACACGACGACTCTGCTGAAAAGAGCATTGCCGCAGGCCTGCCAGCCTCCCCAGCCAAAGagacaccacagaagaagagtaGCAAGGAAGTAAATGCCAAGAAGAAGGCACAGGAGAACAAGGAGATGGTGAAGGAGATGAGGCCTGTAGAGTCCACTGTATCAGAGGTGTTGTCCCAGCCCATCACTGAGACCTTCACAGTCACGCCCACTGAGCACCCATCTGACATCTTCAGCCAGAGCAACAAGAACCTGATAGAGGTGCCTCTGTCTGTGCTCAAGCCTCTGGACGGGCACATGCAGTTGGAGAGCGAAGACGTCGAAGGGGCCAGAGACAACTATGATGAAGACCAGAAAATGTGCTGTGGGTTTTTCTTCAAG GACGACATGAAAGCTGAGGACGACATGGCGATGAAACGGGCGGCGCTGCTGGAGAAgaggctgaggagagagagggagacgcaGCAGaggaagcagcagctggaggcAGAGCTGGAGCAGAAGAAAGAGGAGGCGCG GTTGAAAGCGGAGGAGGAGCGtctgaagaaggaggaggagaaggcgcGCCGGGAGTTCATCAAGCAGGAGTACCTCCGCCGGAAACAGCTCAAGCTGATGAAGGACATGGACACCGTCATCAAGCCCCGCCCCGCAAGCACCAAGAGGAAGCCCCGCCCCAAGTCCATACACAGGGACATTTTGGAGTCCCCCAAGACCCCTGTCAGGGCAGCGGAAG GTTCACGACCTCGTGTTTTTTCAGTCTCCAGCCTGTCCCTGGCTTCACTCAACTTTGGCGACAATGAGAGCGTCCAGTCAGAGAATAGGAGCCCCAG GCCTGACTCTGCAGACGGGTTTTTGTCTCCGTGTCGAATGGGAAGCCGCAGCGGAGAGAAGGACTGGGAAAACTGCTCCACGACCTCATCTGTAGCGTCCAACACAGAGTACACAG GCCCAAAGTTGTACAAGGAGCCCAGTGCCAAGTCTAACAAACACATCATCCAGAATGCCCTGGCTCACTGCTGTCTGGCTGGCAAGGTGAATGAAGCTCAGAAGAATAAGATACTGGAG GAAATCGAGAAATCGGAGGCCAACAACTTCCTGATCCTGTTCCGAGACTCGGGCTGCCAGTTCCGCTCTCTGTACACATACTGCCCTGAGCTCCATGAGATCACCAAGCTGGCGGGCATCGGTCCCAAAACCATCACTGGCAAGATGATCGAGGGCCTGTACAAGTATAACTCAGACAGGAAGCAGTTCAGCCACATCCCCGCCAAAACCATGTCAGCAAGTGTTGATGCCATCACCATCCACAGCCACCTGTGGCACACCAAGAAACCAGGAACCCCCAAAAAAGTGTTACCCAACAAGTCCTAG
- the camsap2a gene encoding calmodulin-regulated spectrin-associated protein 2a isoform X4, translating to MDGVAGSKEIKKTFIVPAIKSFDHYDFTKAKICCSLTWLIAKAFGTDSVPEELKEPFYTDQYEQEHVKPPVVNLLLSAELYCRAGSLILKSDAAKPLLGHDGVIQALAQKGLYVTDQERLVTERDLCKRPIQMSAHLAMIDTLMMAYTVETVSVDRVVSCIQQYPSFDPDGDVPYDTEDAVTSWMNKVNEHLKDVAVQEQKVRETQCAEPPEASRARYRKEQALPRQVPWIPPVDNLLKDSTDGSALAALLHFYCPDIIKLEDICLKESMSLADSLYNLQLIQEFCQEHLNRCCHFTLEDMLYASSSLKNNYLVFMAELFWWFEVVKPPFVNPRVLDAEAAEPAPSLKNMPTVPISNATKRSFMEKPPSPDRPSLPLRPQPQTSTSGAMKRSTSLSFTDGGVGTWPKEQRSSAHGVSFDIPLDKASTSQAAAPHGRGMTRSISTDGLGFEVNHASRNVKRNLSFQPVNGQTERQAIAEEGCPEGLASVDGDAWPGEPHPSTPRGLSNGPARDEHASPTATPSMEEALKIIHNSEKPHGSLQSGGTDNGFFLHSLGGGEPGSGARSDDGDPDSVSESKGAGSADTTEVDTGIHVRTEDIQETLDEDSSLRDCTVSMELDVDQDYELKACNPHDMTSPCPSSVSGRSHGSSAASPSPGVKMTSFAEQKFRKLNHFEGKSSGSSSQKTTPESSELSIPHVVSWALTPEESPVHQAPKDPAQMMASEMVQLRMKLEEKRRAIEAQKKKVEAAFTRHRQKMGRTAFLTVVKKKGDDTSPLREEATGSEDDRVSVDSHALKMADDSNRRPEKSKLDTPDGQAQWLKSPSDESFGEADLLEYTKSIEKLNASLSFLQVEMQRLAQQQEVIMQMREQQSWVIPASEPSPQKQVRDLRSAARSSGSPSPADSPRTSHRSPTSIKRKSASFHSKTPRTPRPSELKISPFNRVLTAPQSVDSLPRLRRFSPCQNQAAPFACLGSDTKPSSETEPSEKSEVQEPEPQPQFQVQPQPDPPTHDDSAEKSIAAGLPASPAKETPQKKSSKEVNAKKKAQENKEMVKEMRPVESTVSEVLSQPITETFTVTPTEHPSDIFSQSNKNLIEVPLSVLKPLDGHMQLESEDVEGARDNYDEDQKMCCGFFFKDDMKAEDDMAMKRAALLEKRLRRERETQQRKQQLEAELEQKKEEARLKAEEERLKKEEEKARREFIKQEYLRRKQLKLMKDMDTVIKPRPASTKRKPRPKSIHRDILESPKTPVRAAEVSSLSLASLNFGDNESVQSENRSPRPDSADGFLSPCRMGSRSGEKDWENCSTTSSVASNTEYTGPKLYKEPSAKSNKHIIQNALAHCCLAGKVNEAQKNKILEEIEKSEANNFLILFRDSGCQFRSLYTYCPELHEITKLAGIGPKTITGKMIEGLYKYNSDRKQFSHIPAKTMSASVDAITIHSHLWHTKKPGTPKKVLPNKS from the exons AGCGCGCACCTGGCCATGATTGACACCTTGATGATGGCGTACACGGTGGAGACGGTCAGCGTGGACCGGGTGGTCTCCTGCATCCAGCAGTACCCCTCCTTCGACCCCGACGGCGACGTGCCCTACGACACCGAGGACGCGGTGACGAGCTGGATGAACAAG GTAAACGAGCATTTGAAAGACGTCGCGGTCCAGGAGCAGAAGGTGAGGGAGACGCAGTGCGCCGAGCCGCCGGAGGCCTCGCGG GCTCGCTACAGGAAGGAGCAGGCTCTGCCCAGGCAGGTCCCGTGGATCCCCCCAGTGGATAACCTGCTGAAGGACAGCACCGACGGCAGCGCCCTGGCTGCTCTTCTGCACTTCTACTGCCCCGACATCATCAAGCTGGAAG ATATATGCCTGAAAGAGTCCATGTCACTGGCAGACAGCTTGTACAACCTGCAGCTGATTCAGGAGTTCTGTCAGGAGCACTTGAACCGCTGCTGCCACTTCACACTGGAAGACATGCTCTatgcctcctcctccctcaag AATAACTACCTTGTGTTCATGGCAGAGCTTTTCTGGTGGTTTGAAGTGGTGAAGCCTCCCTTTGTGAATCCCCGAGTCTTAGATGCTGAAG CTGCGGAACCAGCGCCCTCGCTGAAAAACATGCCCACAGTGCCCATTTCCAATGCCACCAAACGAAGCTTTATGGAGAAACCTCCCAGTCCAGACCGCCCCAG TCTGCCTCTCAGGCCACAACCTCAGACTTCCACTTCAG GTGCAATGAAACGATCAACCTCATTGTCTTTCACGGACGGCGGTGTGGGGACCTGGCCAAAGGAGCAACG ATCATCGGCTCACGGAGTGTCTTTTGACATCCCTCTGGATAAGGCTAGCACCAGCCAGGCGGCCGCGCCCCACGGCCGAGGAATGACCAGGTCCATCAGCACGGATGGGCTGGGGTTTGAGGTCAACCACGCGTCCAGGAACGTGAAGAGGAACCTTTCCTTCCAGCCGGTGAACGGGCAGACGGAAAGACAGGCCATCGCCGAGGAGGGGTGTCCGGAGGGCCTCGCCAGTGTGGACGGAGACGCGTGGCCTGGGGAgccccaccccagcaccccGCGGGGTCTCTCAAATGGCCCAGCCCGGGATGAGCACGCCAGCCCCACAGCCACCCCCAGCATGGAGGAGGCCCTGAAAATCATCCACAATTCAGAGAAGCCCCACGGCAGCCTCCAGTCTGGCGGAACCGACAACGGCTTCTTCCTGCACAGCCTGGGCGGGGGGGAGCCGGGCTCCGGGGCCAGGTCGGACGACGGCGACCCGGACTCCGTGTCCGAGTCGAAAGGGGCGGGGAGCGCTGACACGACGGAGGTGGACACGGGGATCCACGTGCGGACGGAGGACATCCAGGAGACCCTGGACGAGGACTCGTCCCTGAGGGACTGTACGGTGAGCATGGAGCTGGACGTGGACCAGGACTACGAGCTGAAGGCCTGCAACCCCCACGACATGACCAGCCCCTGCCCCAGCTCCGTCAGCGGCCGCTCCCACGGCAGCAGCGCTGCCTCCCCCAGCCCCGGCGTCAAGATGACCAGCTTCGCCGAGCAGAAGTTCCGCAAGCTCAACCACTTCGAGGGGAAGAGCAGCGGGAGCAGCTCCCAGAAGACCACGCCCGAGAGCTCGGAGCTCAGCATCCCGCACGTGGTGTCCTGGGCCCTGACGCCCGAGGAGAGCCCCGTCCACCAGGCGCCGAAGGACCCCGCCCAAATGATGGCGTCGGAGATGGTGCAGCTGCGGAtgaagctggaggagaagaggcGGGCCATCGAGGCCCAGAAGAAGAAGGTGGAGGCGGCCTTCACCCGCCACAGGCAGAAGATGGGGCGGACGGCCTTCCTCACCGTGGTGAAGAAGAAGGGCGACGACACATCGCCGCTCAGGGAGGAGGCGACCGGTTCCGAGGATGACAGGGTCTCCGTCGACTCCCACGCCCTCAAGATGGCTGACGACAGCAACCGGCGGCCGGAGAAGAGCAAGCTGGACACGCCGGATGGCCAGGCCCAGTGGCTGAAATCCCCCAGCGACGAGAGCTTTGGGGAGGCCGACCTCCTGGAGTACACCAAGTCCATCGAGAAGCTGAATGCCTCCCTCAGCTTCCTGCAGGTGGAGATGCAGCGGCTGGCCCAGCAGCAGGAGGTCATCATGCAGATGAGGGAGCAGCAGTCCTGGGTCATCCCCGCCTCTGAACCCTCCCCGCAGAAGCAGGTGAGGGACCTCCGCAGTGCTGCGCGCTCCTCGGGGTCCCCGTCGCCCGCGGACTCCCCGCGCACCTCCCACCGCTCTCCCACCAGCATCAAGAGGAAGTCGGCCTCCTTCCACTCCAAGACTCCCAGGACTCCCAGGCCCAGCGAGCTCAAGATCAGCCCTTTCAATCGGGTCCTCACCGCCCCGCAGTCCGTGGACAGCCTGCCCCGCCTGCGGAGGTTCTCCCCCTGCCAGAACCAGGCCGCCCCTTTCGCCTGTCTGGGGAGTGACACCAAGCCGTCCTCAGAGACCGAGCCCTCTGAGAAGAGTGAGGTACAGGAACCTGAACCTCAGCCCCAGTTCCAGGTCCAGCCCCAGCCTGACCCCCCTACACACGACGACTCTGCTGAAAAGAGCATTGCCGCAGGCCTGCCAGCCTCCCCAGCCAAAGagacaccacagaagaagagtaGCAAGGAAGTAAATGCCAAGAAGAAGGCACAGGAGAACAAGGAGATGGTGAAGGAGATGAGGCCTGTAGAGTCCACTGTATCAGAGGTGTTGTCCCAGCCCATCACTGAGACCTTCACAGTCACGCCCACTGAGCACCCATCTGACATCTTCAGCCAGAGCAACAAGAACCTGATAGAGGTGCCTCTGTCTGTGCTCAAGCCTCTGGACGGGCACATGCAGTTGGAGAGCGAAGACGTCGAAGGGGCCAGAGACAACTATGATGAAGACCAGAAAATGTGCTGTGGGTTTTTCTTCAAG GACGACATGAAAGCTGAGGACGACATGGCGATGAAACGGGCGGCGCTGCTGGAGAAgaggctgaggagagagagggagacgcaGCAGaggaagcagcagctggaggcAGAGCTGGAGCAGAAGAAAGAGGAGGCGCG GTTGAAAGCGGAGGAGGAGCGtctgaagaaggaggaggagaaggcgcGCCGGGAGTTCATCAAGCAGGAGTACCTCCGCCGGAAACAGCTCAAGCTGATGAAGGACATGGACACCGTCATCAAGCCCCGCCCCGCAAGCACCAAGAGGAAGCCCCGCCCCAAGTCCATACACAGGGACATTTTGGAGTCCCCCAAGACCCCTGTCAGGGCAGCGGAAG TCTCCAGCCTGTCCCTGGCTTCACTCAACTTTGGCGACAATGAGAGCGTCCAGTCAGAGAATAGGAGCCCCAG GCCTGACTCTGCAGACGGGTTTTTGTCTCCGTGTCGAATGGGAAGCCGCAGCGGAGAGAAGGACTGGGAAAACTGCTCCACGACCTCATCTGTAGCGTCCAACACAGAGTACACAG GCCCAAAGTTGTACAAGGAGCCCAGTGCCAAGTCTAACAAACACATCATCCAGAATGCCCTGGCTCACTGCTGTCTGGCTGGCAAGGTGAATGAAGCTCAGAAGAATAAGATACTGGAG GAAATCGAGAAATCGGAGGCCAACAACTTCCTGATCCTGTTCCGAGACTCGGGCTGCCAGTTCCGCTCTCTGTACACATACTGCCCTGAGCTCCATGAGATCACCAAGCTGGCGGGCATCGGTCCCAAAACCATCACTGGCAAGATGATCGAGGGCCTGTACAAGTATAACTCAGACAGGAAGCAGTTCAGCCACATCCCCGCCAAAACCATGTCAGCAAGTGTTGATGCCATCACCATCCACAGCCACCTGTGGCACACCAAGAAACCAGGAACCCCCAAAAAAGTGTTACCCAACAAGTCCTAG